The Bacillus vallismortis genome window below encodes:
- the essC gene encoding type VII secretion protein EssC: MSLLWVFYQNNVQKLKLSDLPSSHPATIGPDVKDSITIGTIPFESGVISLQRKESEGQYEVFLGNDGLGVIEPDTSFSLQTDQQDIRLILTGNEPEKTVYFTGNRDEIICSLENPNADIYLNPQDFAFAEQSTFSLLRVGQSWSVQPDSGTVFLNGEKINANTPLQPGDEIFWNFTQMRVTEQDLLEVVHFAPFETALTETVKPSTEMQKKYPQYRRTPRMVYDLPDDRVSFSFPSQESDQTNRGLWLVILPPLVMLIVMGVVAIIQPRGIFILVSLAMFMMTLITSTVQYFRDKNQRKKREEKRERVYKLYLDNKRKELQALSEKQKQVLEFHFPSFEQMKYLTSEISDRIWEKSLESKDYLQLRIGTGTVPSSYEINMSGGDLANRDIDDLMEKSQHMQRIYKDIRNAPVTVDLAEGPMGLVGKAQIVKNEIHQLIGQLSFFNSYHDLRFVFIFHEEEYKDWEWMKWLPQFQMPHIYAKGFIYNEQTRDQLLSSLYELIRERDLEDDKEKLQFKPHFVFVITNQQLISEHVILEYLEGQHEHLGISTIVAAETKESLSENITTLVRYINEHEGDILIQKKKAVRIPFRLDHHQRGDNERFSRTLRTLNHQVGITNSIPETVSFLELFHAKEVKEVGIQQKWQTSESAKSLSVPIGYKGKDDIVYLNLHEKAHGPHGLLAGTTGSGKSEFLQTYILSLAVHFHPHEAAFLLIDYKGGGMAQPFRNIPHLLGTITNIEGSKNFSMRALASIKSELKKRQRLFDQYQVNHINDYTKLYKQGKAEVAMPHLFLISDEFAELKSEEPDFIRELVSAARIGRSLGVHLILATQKPGGIIDDQIWSNSRFKVALKVQDATDSKEILKNSDAANITVTGRGYLQVGNNEVYELFQSAWSGAPYLEEVYGTEDEIAIVTDTGLIPLSEVDTEDIAKKDVQTEIEAIVDEIERIQDEMGIEKLSSPWLPPLAERIPRTLFPSDEKDHFHFAYVDEPDLQRQAPIAYKMMEDGNIGIFGSSGYGKSIAAATFLMSFADVYTPEELHVYIFDFGNGTLLPLAKLPHTADYFLMDQSRKIEKFMIRIKEEIDRRKRLFREKEISHIKMYNALSEEELPFIFITIDNFDIVKDEMHELEAEFVQLSRDGQSLGIYFMMTATRVNAVRQSLLNNLKTKVVHYLMDQSEGYSIYGRPKFNLEPIPGRVIIQKEELYFAQMFLPVEADDDIGMFNGLKADVQNLQDRFASLEQPAPIPMLPESLSTKEFSLRFKLERKPLSVPIGLHEETVSPVYFDLGKHKHCMILGQTQRGKTNVLKVMLEHLIDDETEMIGLFDSIDRGLSHYAKESDVSYLETKEDIEQWIETAEGIFKTREAMYVEAVRQGDAQNLQFSQVVLMIDGITRFQQTIDTRIQDRLANFMKSYAHLGFSFIPGGNHSEFSKGYDSLTTEMKQIRHAILLMKKSEQNVIPLPYQRQEPEIQPGFGYVVENGKEQKVQIPLCSAERESAR; this comes from the coding sequence TTGAGTCTATTATGGGTTTTTTACCAAAATAACGTTCAAAAACTGAAACTGTCTGACCTCCCGTCGTCCCATCCGGCGACCATTGGGCCTGATGTGAAGGATTCCATTACGATCGGCACCATTCCGTTTGAAAGCGGAGTGATTTCTCTTCAAAGAAAGGAATCTGAAGGCCAATACGAAGTTTTTCTGGGAAATGATGGTCTCGGCGTGATTGAGCCGGATACATCATTTTCTCTTCAAACGGATCAGCAGGATATACGCTTGATCTTGACGGGCAATGAGCCGGAGAAAACCGTTTATTTTACGGGGAATCGGGATGAAATCATATGTTCTTTAGAAAACCCGAATGCAGATATTTATCTGAATCCGCAAGATTTTGCTTTTGCAGAACAAAGCACGTTTTCGTTGCTTCGTGTCGGTCAAAGCTGGTCGGTTCAACCTGATAGCGGGACGGTCTTCTTGAACGGAGAGAAGATTAACGCCAATACACCGCTCCAGCCGGGAGATGAAATCTTCTGGAACTTTACGCAAATGAGAGTGACGGAACAAGACCTTTTAGAAGTTGTTCATTTTGCACCGTTTGAAACAGCATTAACAGAAACGGTCAAACCGAGCACAGAGATGCAGAAAAAATATCCGCAGTACAGAAGAACGCCGCGAATGGTGTACGACCTGCCGGATGACCGCGTGTCCTTCAGTTTTCCCTCTCAAGAGAGCGATCAAACCAACAGAGGTCTGTGGCTTGTCATCCTGCCGCCGCTTGTGATGCTGATCGTGATGGGCGTTGTCGCCATCATCCAGCCGCGCGGCATATTCATCCTCGTTTCTCTGGCGATGTTTATGATGACCCTCATTACCTCGACGGTGCAATATTTCCGCGATAAAAACCAACGGAAAAAACGCGAGGAAAAACGGGAACGTGTGTATAAGCTTTACTTAGACAACAAGCGGAAAGAACTTCAGGCGCTTTCTGAAAAGCAAAAGCAGGTTCTTGAGTTTCATTTCCCTTCGTTTGAACAAATGAAATACTTAACAAGTGAAATCAGTGACCGGATCTGGGAAAAATCACTTGAAAGCAAGGATTATCTCCAGCTGCGGATTGGGACGGGAACAGTCCCTTCAAGCTATGAAATCAATATGAGCGGCGGAGACTTGGCCAATCGTGATATCGACGACCTCATGGAGAAATCGCAGCACATGCAGCGTATCTATAAGGATATTCGCAATGCGCCGGTTACGGTCGATTTGGCGGAAGGTCCGATGGGGCTTGTCGGTAAAGCACAAATTGTGAAAAATGAGATTCACCAGCTGATCGGACAATTGTCGTTCTTCAACAGCTATCACGATTTGCGTTTCGTATTTATTTTTCATGAAGAAGAGTATAAAGACTGGGAGTGGATGAAGTGGCTGCCGCAATTTCAAATGCCCCATATTTATGCGAAAGGATTTATTTATAATGAGCAAACCCGAGATCAGCTCCTGTCTTCACTTTATGAATTGATCAGAGAGCGCGATCTCGAAGATGACAAAGAAAAATTGCAGTTCAAACCGCATTTTGTATTTGTCATCACGAATCAGCAGCTGATCTCAGAGCACGTCATTCTCGAATATTTAGAAGGACAGCATGAACATCTGGGCATCTCTACAATTGTTGCCGCGGAAACAAAGGAAAGCTTGTCGGAAAATATTACGACTCTTGTCCGCTACATCAATGAGCATGAAGGGGACATTTTAATACAAAAGAAAAAAGCGGTAAGGATTCCGTTCCGCCTCGATCATCATCAGCGCGGGGACAACGAACGGTTCTCACGCACGCTGCGGACGCTGAATCACCAGGTCGGCATTACGAATTCCATTCCGGAAACGGTATCGTTCCTGGAGCTTTTCCATGCGAAGGAAGTAAAGGAAGTCGGCATTCAGCAAAAATGGCAGACGAGTGAATCGGCGAAGTCGCTGTCAGTGCCGATCGGCTATAAGGGGAAAGATGACATTGTGTATCTGAACCTTCACGAAAAAGCCCACGGTCCGCACGGGCTGCTTGCGGGGACAACGGGGTCAGGAAAAAGTGAATTTCTCCAGACCTACATTTTGTCACTTGCGGTGCATTTTCACCCGCATGAAGCGGCTTTTTTATTAATTGACTATAAGGGCGGAGGAATGGCGCAGCCGTTTCGCAACATTCCTCATTTGCTCGGCACCATCACGAATATTGAAGGAAGCAAAAACTTCAGTATGCGTGCGCTCGCTTCGATTAAAAGCGAGCTGAAAAAAAGACAGCGCCTGTTTGATCAGTATCAAGTCAATCACATCAATGACTATACAAAGCTGTACAAGCAGGGGAAAGCAGAAGTGGCAATGCCTCACTTGTTCTTAATTTCTGATGAGTTCGCCGAGCTGAAAAGCGAGGAGCCTGATTTTATCAGGGAGCTTGTCAGTGCCGCGCGTATCGGGCGAAGTCTCGGCGTTCATTTGATTTTGGCGACACAGAAGCCTGGCGGCATCATTGATGACCAGATCTGGAGTAACTCGCGTTTTAAAGTAGCGCTGAAGGTTCAGGATGCCACCGACAGTAAAGAAATTTTGAAAAACAGCGATGCCGCAAACATTACCGTTACAGGACGCGGGTATTTGCAGGTCGGCAACAATGAAGTGTATGAGCTGTTCCAATCCGCTTGGAGCGGCGCGCCTTACTTAGAGGAAGTCTACGGCACAGAGGACGAAATCGCGATCGTCACGGATACGGGTCTGATCCCGCTTTCTGAAGTGGATACCGAAGATATCGCTAAAAAAGACGTTCAAACAGAAATCGAAGCTATAGTTGATGAAATTGAACGCATCCAAGATGAAATGGGAATCGAGAAGCTGTCAAGTCCATGGCTGCCGCCGCTCGCGGAACGTATCCCGCGCACTCTTTTCCCTTCAGACGAAAAAGATCATTTCCACTTTGCGTATGTTGATGAACCTGATCTGCAAAGACAGGCGCCAATTGCTTATAAGATGATGGAAGACGGAAATATCGGCATATTTGGCTCTTCCGGCTACGGAAAATCGATTGCAGCCGCAACGTTCCTGATGAGCTTTGCGGACGTATACACACCTGAAGAGCTTCATGTCTATATCTTTGATTTCGGAAACGGAACGCTTCTGCCATTAGCGAAGCTGCCGCATACCGCGGATTACTTCCTGATGGACCAATCACGAAAAATTGAAAAGTTCATGATTCGAATCAAGGAAGAAATTGACCGCCGTAAACGTCTGTTCAGGGAAAAAGAAATCAGCCACATTAAAATGTACAATGCGCTGAGCGAAGAAGAGCTTCCGTTCATTTTCATCACCATTGATAACTTTGACATCGTCAAGGATGAAATGCATGAGCTTGAAGCGGAGTTTGTCCAGCTTTCCAGAGACGGACAGAGCTTAGGCATTTACTTCATGATGACAGCAACGCGGGTTAATGCTGTCCGCCAGTCATTGTTAAATAACCTGAAAACCAAGGTTGTCCATTATCTCATGGATCAATCTGAGGGATATTCGATTTATGGACGGCCGAAGTTCAATCTTGAACCGATTCCGGGACGCGTCATCATCCAAAAGGAAGAGCTTTATTTCGCACAAATGTTCCTCCCTGTTGAAGCGGACGATGATATCGGCATGTTCAACGGGCTGAAAGCAGACGTTCAGAATCTTCAGGACCGTTTTGCTTCACTGGAGCAGCCGGCACCAATTCCGATGCTGCCTGAGAGCCTGTCGACGAAAGAATTTTCTCTCCGCTTCAAGCTGGAACGCAAGCCGTTATCTGTACCGATCGGGCTTCATGAAGAAACAGTCAGCCCAGTCTATTTTGATTTGGGCAAGCATAAACACTGCATGATTTTAGGCCAGACCCAGCGCGGGAAAACAAACGTCTTAAAAGTTATGCTTGAACATCTGATTGATGATGAAACCGAAATGATCGGCCTGTTTGACTCGATTGACCGCGGCTTATCCCATTATGCGAAGGAATCGGATGTCTCATACTTGGAAACGAAAGAAGATATTGAACAGTGGATCGAAACAGCAGAAGGCATTTTCAAAACAAGAGAAGCCATGTATGTAGAAGCCGTCCGTCAGGGAGACGCGCAAAATCTGCAATTCTCACAAGTGGTGCTGATGATTGACGGAATTACGAGATTCCAACAGACGATTGATACGAGAATACAAGACCGTCTGGCAAACTTCATGAAATCATACGCGCATCTTGGCTTCAGCTTTATCCCGGGCGGAAATCACAGTGAATTCTCAAAAGGCTATGACTCCTTGACGACAGAGATGAAGCAAATCCGCCACGCCATTCTGCTGATGAAAAAATCTGAACAAAATGTCATTCCTCTCCCGTACCAAAGACAGGAGCCTGAGATTCAGCCGGGCTTCGGATATGTTGTGGAAAACGGGAAGGAGCAAAAAGTTCAAATTCCTTTATGTTCTGCTGAAAGGGAGAGTGCTAGATGA
- the essB gene encoding type VII secretion protein EssB yields MSGKQKSYLENQLEAVAEKTDAGYTFTFQRETIKLLDGLEANVIKDVNPFFHKEIAVTDDEVIITIQPPPSYKAFRFMKAKDKKSKWQFAYQLVQAIQQHNLSRLNVIVAPENIVFDKGLTPYFLHYGVKESIPPYEHDEERVWRELKAAAALAVDGAFAFEEYLKFNETLTFSAEAKAILDAASYDDLLELIQTHIDELEAKAKTYIHIPRKKWNIQRYIGLGLIVLLVPALIYSMYALFFAQPKHQAIVDSNRDFLNKQYSEVISTLSKYDAESLPESVQYQLAYSYVEIEKQLLDYQRDNIEKLVTLQSEPQHFIYWIDIGRGDYKEAISIGHKLEYNPYIWLGLYKYKQQLLAEDSNDEATQKELDSVDSELDKVNKANAEQKKESNTESSTTGTTEQQTQTDKEKQQAEEKAAEEKATKEEQAKKEKETEKKDEKKDDK; encoded by the coding sequence ATGTCAGGTAAACAAAAATCATATTTAGAAAACCAATTAGAAGCTGTTGCCGAGAAAACAGATGCCGGCTATACATTTACCTTTCAGCGGGAAACAATAAAGCTTCTGGACGGTCTCGAAGCCAATGTGATCAAAGATGTAAATCCATTTTTTCATAAAGAGATTGCTGTGACGGATGATGAAGTAATCATCACAATCCAACCTCCTCCCTCCTATAAAGCATTCCGCTTCATGAAAGCTAAAGATAAAAAAAGCAAATGGCAGTTTGCCTATCAGCTTGTCCAAGCTATACAGCAGCACAATCTGTCGAGGCTGAATGTGATTGTCGCTCCTGAAAACATTGTATTCGATAAAGGGCTGACGCCTTATTTTCTCCATTATGGAGTAAAAGAAAGCATTCCTCCTTACGAGCATGATGAGGAAAGAGTGTGGCGGGAGCTGAAAGCGGCAGCGGCTTTGGCAGTTGACGGCGCTTTTGCATTTGAAGAATACCTGAAATTCAATGAAACGCTGACGTTCTCCGCAGAGGCTAAGGCGATATTGGATGCGGCGTCCTATGATGACCTGCTCGAGCTGATTCAAACCCATATCGATGAGCTCGAAGCCAAAGCGAAAACATACATACATATCCCGAGAAAGAAGTGGAACATCCAGCGATACATCGGCCTGGGACTCATTGTTTTGCTGGTACCGGCTCTTATTTATTCGATGTACGCCTTATTTTTCGCGCAGCCAAAGCACCAGGCGATAGTGGACAGCAACCGTGATTTCTTAAACAAGCAGTACAGTGAGGTGATCAGCACGCTGTCGAAGTACGATGCGGAAAGCCTGCCGGAATCGGTGCAGTATCAGCTTGCTTATTCCTATGTAGAAATTGAAAAACAGCTTTTAGATTATCAACGAGATAATATTGAGAAGCTGGTGACATTGCAATCTGAACCGCAGCATTTCATTTATTGGATTGATATTGGCAGAGGGGATTATAAAGAAGCGATCAGTATTGGACATAAGCTCGAGTATAACCCATACATTTGGCTTGGCCTTTATAAATATAAACAGCAGCTCTTAGCTGAGGATAGTAATGATGAAGCAACTCAAAAAGAACTTGATTCTGTAGACAGCGAACTTGATAAAGTGAATAAAGCTAACGCTGAACAGAAAAAAGAATCGAACACTGAGTCTTCAACAACTGGTACAACCGAACAACAAACACAAACAGACAAAGAAAAACAACAAGCTGAAGAGAAAGCGGCAGAAGAAAAAGCGACAAAAGAAGAACAAGCGAAGAAAGAAAAAGAAACAGAAAAGAAAGATGAGAAAAAAGATGACAAATAA